The proteins below come from a single Agromyces flavus genomic window:
- the coaD gene encoding pantetheine-phosphate adenylyltransferase produces the protein MQRIAVVPGSFDPVTLGHLDVIERAAGLYDQLHVVVVHNPDKSALLPIAQRVALIEQAIADAHIPGDIVVASWSMGLLVDYCTDVGASVLVKGIRSQVDVGYETPMAIVNRHLAGVETVFLLPDPANAHVSSSLVRQVSALGGDVSPYVPHAVADYLQGAMRP, from the coding sequence ATGCAGCGGATCGCCGTCGTTCCCGGATCGTTCGACCCCGTTACGCTCGGCCACCTCGACGTGATCGAGCGGGCCGCAGGTCTGTACGACCAGCTGCACGTCGTCGTGGTGCACAACCCCGACAAGTCCGCACTCCTGCCGATCGCCCAACGCGTCGCGCTCATCGAGCAGGCGATCGCCGACGCGCACATCCCGGGCGACATCGTCGTGGCGTCGTGGAGCATGGGACTGCTCGTCGACTACTGCACCGACGTCGGCGCATCGGTGCTCGTCAAGGGCATCCGCTCGCAGGTCGACGTGGGCTACGAGACCCCGATGGCCATCGTGAACCGGCACCTGGCGGGCGTCGAGACGGTGTTCCTGCTTCCCGATCCGGCGAACGCCCACGTCTCGAGTTCCCTGGTGCGCCAGGTCTCGGCGCTCGGCGGCGACGTGAGCCCGTACGTGCCGCACGCCGTCGCGGACTACCTGCAGGGGGCGATGCGACCGTGA
- a CDS encoding AAA family ATPase translates to MPPMGIAEVGERAAAVVRNVETVISGKRDAVTAALTVLLAEGHLLIEDVPGVGKTMLAKALARSVDCTVSRIQFTPDLLPSDVTGVSVFDQSSRRFEFKHGPVFANIVIGDEINRASPKTQSALLECMEERQVTADGTTYRLEQPFTVVATQNPVEMEGTYPLPEAQRDRFMARISMGYPAPVDELDMLAQRETASPLDSLQPVVSLDELRAMIAAVHLVFTSQPVKEYAVELARATRDDRQLRLGASPRATLQLIRAAKAHAAMHGRDFVLPDDVDALAVPVLAHRLVPTSRAVGGHDRDGGPLIDAIVRRVVSETPVPVGSARRE, encoded by the coding sequence ATGCCTCCGATGGGCATCGCCGAGGTCGGTGAGCGTGCCGCGGCCGTCGTCCGCAACGTCGAGACGGTCATCAGCGGCAAGCGCGACGCCGTCACGGCGGCGCTGACCGTCCTGCTCGCCGAGGGCCACCTGCTCATCGAGGACGTGCCAGGCGTGGGCAAGACGATGCTCGCCAAGGCGCTCGCGCGCTCGGTCGACTGCACGGTCAGCCGCATCCAGTTCACGCCCGACCTGCTGCCGTCCGACGTCACGGGCGTGTCGGTCTTCGACCAGTCCTCGCGGCGGTTCGAGTTCAAGCACGGGCCCGTGTTCGCGAACATCGTGATCGGCGACGAGATCAACCGCGCGAGCCCGAAGACCCAGTCGGCGCTGCTCGAGTGCATGGAGGAGCGGCAGGTGACGGCGGACGGCACGACGTACCGGCTCGAGCAGCCGTTCACCGTCGTGGCCACGCAGAACCCGGTCGAGATGGAGGGCACGTACCCGCTGCCCGAGGCCCAGCGCGACCGGTTCATGGCGCGCATCTCGATGGGCTACCCCGCCCCGGTCGACGAGCTCGACATGCTGGCGCAGCGCGAGACCGCGAGCCCGCTCGACTCCCTGCAGCCCGTGGTGTCGCTCGACGAGCTCCGCGCGATGATCGCCGCGGTGCACCTCGTCTTCACCTCGCAGCCCGTCAAGGAATACGCGGTCGAGCTCGCGCGCGCCACACGCGACGACCGGCAGCTGCGCCTCGGGGCGAGCCCGCGCGCGACCCTCCAGCTGATCCGGGCCGCGAAGGCCCACGCCGCCATGCACGGCCGCGACTTCGTCCTGCCCGACGACGTCGACGCCCTGGCGGTGCCGGTGCTCGCCCACCGCCTCGTGCCGACCAGCCGCGCCGTCGGCGGCCACGATCGCGACGGCGGCCCGCTCATCGACGCCATCGTGCGTCGCGTCGTGTCCGAGACGCCCGTCCCGGTGGGCAGCGCACGGAGGGAGTGA
- a CDS encoding DUF58 domain-containing protein: MSRVRAARAQARPRLTRRGIALMAIGGALFVLALWFDLRDIMLLASVGLAMPLAALGFLALRAPRLALTRMFEPPIVGAGGSVLVRLRVQNRSRRAFDGAHWRDLAHPALHPPGEAVLPAVGRHEGMLPTGDDTVRLEYRLRTPRRGVFDVGPLSIAVSDPFGLARIDRIVGTPRELVVTPRVTPLDTEPGVVASVDGTVNALQKRTHPNSDELIAREYRYGDPMRRVHWAATARRGELMVRDEEQRGDPEVRLLLDTALGGRSHHPVAGGHERVGATLDPAFELGVEIAASLGVHLLAHGFRVRLDPVDDPDVTTRAIAAEAGGYRSPGGEAGLLEDLARLEPPRRDARREHPRQVDPAAAARVVRTRRDARMPALVVLVEPAPAAVESLVALRPGVEPAIAFVAESASTAVVERLEEADWRVVRVRRPVDLPAAWSDAWRSAREAARSGGPGAS, translated from the coding sequence ATGTCGCGGGTCCGCGCCGCACGCGCCCAGGCGCGACCGCGCCTGACGCGGCGGGGGATCGCGTTGATGGCCATCGGCGGCGCCCTGTTCGTGCTGGCGCTGTGGTTCGACCTGCGCGACATCATGCTGCTCGCCTCGGTGGGGTTGGCGATGCCGCTGGCTGCGCTGGGCTTCCTCGCACTGCGCGCGCCCCGGCTCGCGCTCACCCGGATGTTCGAGCCGCCCATCGTCGGCGCAGGCGGTTCGGTCCTCGTGCGGCTGCGCGTGCAGAACCGCAGCCGGCGAGCGTTCGACGGTGCGCACTGGCGCGACCTCGCGCACCCGGCGTTGCATCCGCCCGGTGAGGCGGTGCTTCCCGCCGTCGGTCGCCACGAGGGGATGCTGCCGACCGGTGACGACACCGTGCGGCTCGAGTACCGGCTTCGCACGCCTCGTCGCGGCGTCTTCGACGTCGGGCCGCTGAGCATCGCGGTGAGCGATCCGTTCGGACTGGCCCGCATCGATCGCATCGTGGGCACGCCGCGCGAACTCGTCGTCACCCCGCGAGTGACGCCGCTCGACACCGAGCCGGGCGTGGTGGCGAGCGTCGACGGCACGGTCAACGCGCTGCAGAAGCGCACGCATCCCAACAGCGACGAACTGATCGCCCGCGAGTACCGCTACGGCGACCCGATGCGCCGAGTGCACTGGGCGGCCACGGCCCGACGGGGCGAGCTGATGGTGCGCGACGAGGAGCAGCGCGGCGACCCCGAGGTGCGCCTGCTGCTCGATACCGCGCTCGGCGGACGCTCGCACCATCCGGTCGCCGGCGGGCACGAGCGTGTCGGCGCGACGCTCGACCCCGCGTTCGAGCTCGGCGTCGAGATCGCGGCGTCCCTCGGCGTGCACCTGCTGGCGCACGGCTTCCGCGTGCGGCTCGATCCCGTCGACGATCCCGACGTCACCACGCGCGCCATCGCCGCCGAAGCCGGCGGCTACCGGTCGCCCGGCGGCGAGGCCGGGCTGCTCGAGGACCTGGCGCGGCTGGAGCCGCCGCGTCGGGACGCGCGCCGCGAGCACCCGCGGCAGGTCGATCCGGCGGCCGCGGCGCGCGTGGTGCGCACACGCCGCGACGCGCGAATGCCGGCGCTGGTCGTCCTGGTCGAGCCCGCGCCCGCGGCCGTCGAGTCGCTCGTGGCACTGCGGCCCGGCGTGGAGCCCGCGATCGCGTTCGTCGCCGAATCCGCCTCGACGGCCGTCGTCGAGCGCCTCGAGGAAGCGGACTGGCGCGTGGTGCGCGTGCGCCGGCCGGTCGACCTGCCTGCCGCCTGGTCGGACGCCTGGCGCTCCGCGCGCGAGGCCGCGCGCTCGGGAGGTCCCGGTGCGTCCTGA
- a CDS encoding transglutaminase family protein, with the protein MRPDRLLLTTPQSLALSGATLLLLLVATTALGPLITGSGWWWASAIVAVAVIGGGAGMRAIRTPPSVVPPLEVAALILALTLLFGGTTSIALIIPTPDTFDAFGALAEGARRTIEQQSVPAIPVPALVFAICVGVGVVAVLLDLIVQTVRLPALAAVPILVPVLVPGLFVEAGAEVGALVLTAAAYLLLLRVDVRVRRSAELLQEDERDDAPMVIAPKRAPIVSTMGASLGLAAIGLLAASVITAATPSISTSFLLGSGGPGTLFARGVSPYLELGRDLRRPDPVPAFTYVSPDGIRPYFTLLTVQRLEGEVWTAGERAVDGDHTLDTLPRPDGLADDVLAPQRTISVDTQQVRTAWLPLPYPTAEVEGVRGSWFWDTGSLNVRSVDSTTLEQRYQLTHLDVQPSVGQLRAAGAPDPSAVAESTLELPDDLPPIIAQTAQEVAGTAPTPYDAAVAIQAYLRGSFEYSEDAPVAGGYDGGGFDVIAAFLEAGEGYCIHFASTMAVLAREIGIPSRISVGYTAGTATDARENGEVVVAVDSHDLHAWPELYFEGVGWVPFEPTPGRGTVPGYSRLGAGEDTEGVVPTAPSTGPGSTGRPDGDPDSALGDDAAALAARVDFLRGAGVVVLAIGLVLLPAAIRWGLRVGRRRRIRTGPQPADAAWREFAATAVDLGLPVDDRRTARVLTAELMRRPAFAVHGDPPGAAAGAALRLRDAVERERYGPATPVDAPARTDLARDLAVASAALRADAPASRRAEAVLLPRSLRAAGRDVVGRAVPRGA; encoded by the coding sequence GTGCGTCCTGACCGCCTCCTCCTGACCACGCCGCAGAGCCTCGCGCTCTCGGGTGCGACCCTCCTGCTCCTGCTCGTCGCCACGACCGCCCTCGGGCCCCTCATCACCGGCAGCGGATGGTGGTGGGCGAGTGCGATCGTCGCGGTCGCCGTGATCGGGGGCGGCGCGGGCATGCGCGCCATCCGGACCCCGCCCTCGGTCGTGCCGCCGCTCGAGGTCGCCGCATTGATCCTCGCGCTCACGCTGCTCTTCGGCGGCACGACGAGCATCGCGCTGATCATCCCCACGCCCGACACGTTCGACGCCTTCGGCGCACTCGCCGAAGGCGCGCGCCGCACCATCGAGCAGCAGTCGGTGCCGGCCATCCCGGTGCCCGCCCTCGTGTTCGCCATCTGCGTCGGCGTCGGCGTGGTGGCGGTGCTGCTCGACCTCATCGTGCAGACGGTCCGGCTCCCGGCGCTCGCGGCAGTGCCGATCCTGGTGCCGGTGCTCGTGCCCGGCCTCTTCGTCGAGGCCGGCGCCGAGGTGGGCGCGCTCGTACTGACGGCCGCGGCCTACCTGCTCCTGCTGCGGGTCGACGTGCGCGTGCGTCGCAGCGCCGAGCTGCTCCAGGAGGACGAGCGCGACGACGCGCCGATGGTCATCGCGCCGAAGCGCGCCCCGATCGTGTCGACGATGGGCGCATCGCTCGGCCTCGCGGCGATCGGGCTGCTCGCGGCATCCGTCATCACGGCCGCCACGCCCAGCATCTCGACGAGCTTCCTGCTCGGCAGCGGCGGACCCGGAACGCTGTTCGCGCGTGGGGTCAGCCCGTACCTCGAGCTGGGCCGGGACCTCCGGCGTCCCGACCCCGTGCCCGCGTTCACGTACGTCTCGCCCGACGGGATCCGCCCGTACTTCACGCTGCTCACGGTGCAGCGCCTCGAGGGCGAGGTCTGGACGGCCGGTGAGCGAGCGGTCGACGGCGATCACACGCTCGACACGCTGCCGCGGCCCGACGGCCTCGCCGACGACGTCCTGGCGCCGCAGCGCACGATCTCGGTCGACACGCAGCAGGTCCGCACCGCGTGGCTGCCCCTCCCGTATCCGACCGCCGAGGTCGAGGGCGTGCGCGGATCGTGGTTCTGGGACACCGGCTCCCTGAACGTCCGCAGCGTCGACTCCACGACGCTGGAGCAGCGCTACCAGCTGACGCACCTCGACGTGCAGCCGAGCGTCGGGCAGCTGCGCGCCGCCGGCGCACCCGACCCGAGCGCGGTCGCCGAGTCGACGCTCGAGCTGCCCGACGACCTGCCGCCGATCATCGCGCAGACCGCCCAGGAGGTGGCCGGAACCGCGCCGACGCCCTATGACGCCGCCGTCGCCATCCAGGCCTACTTGCGCGGGTCGTTCGAGTACTCCGAGGACGCCCCGGTCGCCGGCGGGTACGACGGCGGCGGGTTCGACGTCATCGCCGCGTTCCTCGAGGCGGGCGAGGGGTACTGCATCCACTTCGCGTCGACGATGGCGGTGCTCGCGCGTGAGATCGGCATCCCCTCGCGCATCTCGGTCGGCTACACCGCGGGCACCGCGACCGATGCCCGCGAGAACGGCGAGGTGGTCGTCGCCGTGGACTCGCACGACCTGCACGCCTGGCCCGAGCTGTACTTCGAGGGCGTGGGCTGGGTGCCCTTCGAGCCCACTCCCGGCCGCGGCACGGTTCCCGGATACTCGCGGCTCGGGGCGGGGGAGGACACCGAGGGCGTGGTGCCGACGGCGCCGTCGACCGGGCCCGGATCCACGGGGCGCCCCGACGGCGACCCCGACAGCGCGCTCGGCGACGACGCCGCGGCACTCGCGGCGCGCGTGGACTTCCTCCGCGGTGCCGGCGTGGTCGTGCTCGCGATCGGGCTCGTGCTGCTGCCCGCCGCGATCCGATGGGGATTGCGCGTCGGACGACGGCGTCGCATCCGCACCGGCCCGCAACCCGCGGACGCTGCGTGGCGGGAGTTCGCGGCGACCGCCGTCGACCTCGGCCTGCCGGTCGACGACCGACGCACGGCCCGCGTGCTCACCGCCGAGCTCATGCGTCGACCGGCCTTCGCCGTGCACGGCGACCCGCCGGGCGCCGCGGCCGGTGCCGCCCTGCGGCTCCGCGACGCGGTGGAACGGGAACGCTACGGTCCCGCGACGCCCGTGGACGCGCCGGCGCGAACCGATCTCGCGCGCGACCTCGCCGTGGCGTCGGCCGCGCTGCGTGCCGACGCGCCGGCATCGCGTCGAGCGGAGGCCGTGCTGCTCCCGCGTTCGCTGCGGGCGGCGGGACGCGACGTGGTCGGCCGTGCCGTCCCGCGCGGCGCGTAG
- a CDS encoding YceD family protein yields MAVQQTPFRVNVRDLLNKPGEMREERLDLPAPEPFGEGLVGVREGSEIEIDLRLESVHEGVLVTADVDATAEGECGRCLIDIALPVRVEFQELFAYHSGEAFEYEVQDDHVDLEPLIRDAVVLALPFQPVCRPDCPGLDPETGLRLADHPELVTRVENDPRWAALAGFRASEDEGADAASDADQKRD; encoded by the coding sequence GTGGCCGTCCAGCAGACCCCCTTCCGCGTCAACGTGCGCGATCTCCTCAACAAGCCCGGCGAGATGCGCGAGGAGCGACTCGACCTGCCGGCACCCGAGCCGTTCGGCGAGGGGCTCGTCGGCGTGCGCGAGGGCTCCGAGATCGAGATCGACCTCCGGCTCGAGTCGGTGCACGAGGGCGTGCTCGTCACGGCTGACGTCGACGCGACGGCCGAGGGGGAGTGCGGCCGGTGCCTCATCGACATCGCACTGCCGGTCCGAGTCGAGTTCCAAGAGCTTTTCGCGTATCATTCTGGGGAAGCTTTCGAGTATGAGGTTCAAGACGACCACGTGGATCTTGAACCGCTCATCAGAGATGCGGTAGTGCTGGCACTGCCCTTCCAGCCGGTGTGCCGGCCGGATTGCCCAGGTCTCGACCCAGAGACCGGGCTGCGTCTGGCAGATCATCCGGAACTCGTCACCCGTGTCGAGAACGACCCCCGATGGGCTGCGCTCGCAGGGTTCAGGGCTTCCGAAGACGAGGGCGCGGATGCTGCATCCGACGCCGACCAGAAGAGAGATTGA
- the rpmF gene encoding 50S ribosomal protein L32, which yields MAVPKRKKSRANTHARRSQWKAEAPTLVKTVENGKVTYSLPHRARVVEDSAGTPLFLEYKGRKVADV from the coding sequence ATGGCTGTTCCCAAGCGGAAGAAGTCACGCGCCAACACCCACGCGCGCCGTTCGCAGTGGAAGGCCGAGGCCCCCACGCTCGTCAAGACCGTCGAGAACGGCAAGGTCACCTACAGCCTCCCGCACCGCGCGCGGGTGGTCGAGGACTCGGCGGGCACCCCGCTGTTCCTCGAGTACAAGGGCCGCAAGGTCGCCGACGTCTAG
- the rnc gene encoding ribonuclease III, whose translation MRRAERTDTGADELAELQRTLRVELDPELLLLALTHRSFAYENGGIPTNERLEFLGDSILGQAVTFRLFTDHPELDEGELAKRRASLVSSAALAEVARTIGLGPYIRLGRGETLTGGADKPSILADTVEAIIGAVYLDRGGEVATDLVLRLVTPLMKDPERFGAAMDPKTSLQEIAARRSAPAPVYVVTESGPDHNKHFVATVSVGDLVSASGEGSSKKQAEMAAALEAWTLLSDR comes from the coding sequence GTGAGGCGCGCTGAGCGTACGGACACCGGGGCCGACGAGCTCGCCGAGCTGCAGCGCACGCTGCGCGTCGAGCTCGACCCCGAACTCCTGCTCCTCGCACTCACGCACCGGTCGTTCGCGTACGAGAACGGCGGCATCCCGACCAACGAGCGCCTCGAGTTCCTCGGCGACTCGATCCTCGGCCAGGCCGTCACATTCCGGCTGTTCACCGACCACCCCGAGCTCGACGAGGGCGAGCTGGCGAAGCGCCGCGCGAGCCTCGTGTCGTCGGCCGCGCTCGCCGAGGTCGCCCGCACGATCGGGCTCGGACCCTACATCCGGCTGGGCCGGGGCGAGACGCTGACGGGCGGCGCCGACAAGCCGTCGATCCTCGCCGACACCGTCGAGGCGATCATCGGCGCGGTCTACCTCGATCGCGGCGGCGAGGTCGCGACCGACCTCGTGCTGCGCCTGGTCACGCCGCTCATGAAGGATCCCGAGCGCTTCGGCGCCGCGATGGACCCCAAGACGAGCCTGCAGGAGATCGCGGCGCGCCGCAGCGCCCCCGCCCCCGTGTACGTCGTCACCGAGAGCGGGCCCGACCACAACAAGCACTTCGTCGCGACCGTGTCGGTCGGCGACCTCGTCTCCGCGTCCGGCGAGGGCTCGAGCAAGAAGCAGGCCGAGATGGCTGCAGCCCTCGAGGCGTGGACGCTCCTGAGCGACCGCTGA
- the mutM gene encoding bifunctional DNA-formamidopyrimidine glycosylase/DNA-(apurinic or apyrimidinic site) lyase: MPELPEVEVVRAGLAPAVTGARIAGVEVLDARSLKRHAAASGDFEARLTGERIEAAVRRGKFLWMPLAGGDALVGHLGMSGQLLLRTSDHPGDDRHARIRLHLEHPAHGELRVDFVDQRIFGSMAVDRLLPTADGEVAGFSADVTGPWARSIPSQVAHIARDPFDPAFRDDAFSAAVRRRTSAVKRILLDQSLVSGIGNIYADEALWAVRLHGEQPGDTLSARRVRELLMAVRAVLQKALAEGGTSFDAQYVNVNGASGYFAHSLNAYGQAGRPCPRCGTPIVREAFMNRSSHRCPRCQRLRMPRRAA; the protein is encoded by the coding sequence GTGCCCGAGCTGCCCGAGGTCGAGGTCGTGCGGGCCGGTCTTGCGCCCGCGGTCACCGGTGCTCGCATCGCGGGGGTCGAGGTGCTCGACGCGCGCTCGTTGAAACGCCACGCGGCGGCGTCCGGCGACTTCGAGGCACGACTCACGGGCGAGCGCATCGAGGCGGCCGTCCGCCGGGGCAAGTTCCTCTGGATGCCGCTCGCCGGCGGCGACGCACTCGTCGGCCACCTCGGCATGAGCGGACAGCTGCTGCTGCGCACGTCCGACCATCCCGGCGACGACCGGCACGCCCGCATCCGGCTGCACCTCGAGCATCCGGCGCACGGCGAGCTGCGCGTCGACTTCGTCGACCAGCGCATCTTCGGATCGATGGCGGTGGATCGCCTGCTGCCGACCGCTGACGGCGAGGTCGCGGGATTCTCCGCCGACGTCACCGGGCCCTGGGCGCGATCGATCCCGTCGCAGGTCGCGCACATCGCCCGCGACCCGTTCGACCCGGCCTTCCGCGACGATGCGTTCTCGGCCGCGGTGCGTCGTCGCACGTCGGCCGTCAAGCGCATCCTGCTCGACCAGAGCCTGGTCTCGGGCATCGGCAACATCTACGCCGACGAGGCGCTGTGGGCCGTGCGCCTGCACGGCGAGCAGCCCGGCGACACCCTCAGCGCGCGACGTGTGCGCGAACTGCTCATGGCGGTGCGGGCCGTGCTGCAGAAGGCGCTCGCCGAGGGCGGCACGAGCTTCGACGCGCAGTACGTCAACGTCAACGGCGCGTCGGGCTACTTCGCCCACTCGCTCAACGCCTACGGGCAGGCCGGCCGACCCTGCCCGCGATGCGGCACGCCGATCGTGCGCGAGGCGTTCATGAACCGGTCGTCGCACCGCTGCCCGCGGTGTCAGCGGCTCCGGATGCCGCGCCGGGCGGCTTAG
- a CDS encoding GNAT family N-acetyltransferase produces the protein MSIDIRPIGVPERLDGADGAELGAYAELIRRLDEETLSTADLSRRPRELLEDLRESDYTKRIAFGAFDGGRLVGFAEVHWELDDEATTAYIPMLGVDATRRREGIGSRLLAAAETAARSAGHPTTVLSAEHLIDGDPAGTPRVRAPQGDASIAADAATARFAHAHGYALGQLYRISAMDVAGRDAEFRDRLAAASAAATDAYRVVCWTDRAPEDLVDSLAHAHERMSVDPPAGAIAYELEPWDAARVRDEDERSIASGRTKLTAAAVAPDGEVAGFTELSLLPDSPAVEQWDTIVLAPHRGHRLGMRIKLANLVALGDLDAARDRVYTWNADENEHMLAINVALGFRPFALESTWQRPAAKPPGAASGAADTAGSGATTGS, from the coding sequence GTGAGCATCGACATCCGCCCGATCGGGGTGCCCGAACGCCTGGACGGCGCCGACGGGGCCGAGCTCGGCGCATACGCCGAGCTGATCCGGCGCCTCGACGAGGAGACGCTGTCGACCGCCGACCTGAGCCGGCGACCGCGCGAACTGCTGGAGGACCTGCGCGAGTCCGACTACACGAAGCGCATCGCCTTCGGGGCGTTCGACGGCGGCCGGCTCGTCGGCTTCGCCGAGGTGCATTGGGAGCTCGACGACGAGGCCACGACCGCGTACATCCCCATGCTCGGCGTGGATGCGACCCGACGACGCGAGGGCATCGGCTCGAGGCTGCTCGCGGCGGCCGAGACGGCGGCGCGATCGGCGGGACACCCCACCACGGTGCTCTCAGCCGAGCACCTGATCGATGGCGACCCTGCCGGCACGCCGCGCGTGCGGGCGCCCCAGGGCGACGCGAGCATCGCAGCCGACGCGGCCACCGCCCGGTTCGCACACGCGCACGGCTATGCGCTCGGACAGCTCTACCGGATCAGCGCGATGGACGTCGCGGGTCGCGACGCCGAGTTCAGGGACCGCCTGGCCGCGGCGAGCGCGGCGGCGACCGACGCATACCGCGTCGTCTGCTGGACGGACCGGGCGCCCGAGGACCTCGTCGACTCGCTCGCGCACGCGCATGAGCGGATGTCCGTCGATCCTCCGGCCGGTGCCATCGCGTACGAGTTGGAACCGTGGGATGCCGCGCGGGTGCGCGATGAGGACGAGCGGTCCATCGCCTCAGGACGAACCAAGCTCACGGCCGCGGCCGTGGCACCCGACGGCGAGGTCGCGGGCTTCACCGAGCTCTCGCTCCTGCCGGACTCGCCCGCCGTCGAGCAGTGGGACACCATCGTGCTCGCACCGCACCGGGGACACCGGCTCGGCATGCGGATCAAGCTCGCCAACCTCGTCGCGCTCGGCGACCTCGACGCCGCGCGCGACCGCGTCTACACGTGGAACGCCGACGAGAACGAGCACATGCTCGCCATCAACGTGGCGCTGGGCTTCCGTCCGTTCGCGCTGGAGTCGACGTGGCAGCGACCGGCAGCTAAGCCGCCCGGCGCGGCATCCGGAGCCGCTGACACCGCGGGCAGCGGTGCGACGACCGGTTCATGA